One Prinia subflava isolate CZ2003 ecotype Zambia chromosome 8, Cam_Psub_1.2, whole genome shotgun sequence DNA window includes the following coding sequences:
- the TIMM44 gene encoding mitochondrial import inner membrane translocase subunit TIM44, with protein sequence MAAAGGCRKCLLSGLWLLSRRYPGPALPRSALDRLSSPALATPQSRRCSSGGRKGFISGFVENIKQELAKNKEMKESIKKFRDEAKRLEESEALREARRKYKTIESETVKTSEVIKKKLEEITGTVKESLDEVSKSDLGRKIKEGVEEAAKTAKQSAESVTRGGEKLGRTAAFKAISQGVESVKKEIDESVLGQTGPYRRPERLRKRTEYSGERSKEQRVFEANEEAMGMVLHKDSKWYQQWKDFKDNNVVFNRFFEMKMKYDESDNAFIRASRAVTDRVTDLIGGLFSKTEMSEVLTEILRVDPSFDKDRFLKQCERDIIPNVLEALISGELDILKDWCYEATYSQLAHPIQQAKALGLQFHSRILDIDNIDLAMGKMMEQGPVLIITFQAQVVMVIKNHQGEVVEGDPDKVLRMLYVWALCRDQDELNPYVAWRLLDISSSSTEQVL encoded by the exons TCCAGACGCTGCTCCTCgggaggaaggaaaggcttCATCTCAGGCTTCGTGGAGAACATCAAGCAGGAGTTAGCCAAGAACAAAGAGATGAAGGAAAGCATCAAGAAATTCCGGGACGAGGCGAAGAGGCTGGAGGAGTCCGAGGCACTGCGGGAGGCCCGGAGGAAATAT AAAACCATCGAATCTGAAACAGTGAAGACATCAGAAGTGATTAAAAAGAAACTCGAAGAAATAACAGGGACAGTTAAAGAG AGCCTGGACGAGGTCAGCAAGAGCGACCTGGGCAGGAAAATCAAGGAGGGCGTGGAGGAGGCGGCCAAAACGGCCAAACAGTCGGCAGAGTCGGTGaccaggggaggggagaagcTGGGCAGGACTGCAGCCTTCAAAGCCATCTCCCAG GGAGTAGAAAGTGTGAAGAAGGAGATAGATGAGAGTGTTTTGGGACAGACGGGTCCCTACAGGCGCCCGGAGCGGCTTCGGAAGCGCACGGAATATTCCGGAGAGAGGAGCAAAGAGCAGCGAGTGTTCGAGGCCAATGA GGAGGCCATGGGCATGGTGCTGCATAAAGACTCCAAGTGGTACCAGCAGTGGAAAGATTTCAAGGACAACAACGTGGTTTTCAACA ggttCTTTGAGATGAAGATGAAATACGACGAGAGCGACAACGCCTTCATCCGAGCGTCGCGCGCCGTCACCGACCGCGTCACCGACCTCATCG GGGGGTTGTTCTCCAAGACTGAAATGTCCGAGGTGCTGACGGAGATCCTCAGGGTGGATCCCTCCTTCGACAAGGACCGGTTCCTGAAGCAGTGCGAGCGGGACATCATCCCCAACGTCCTGGAG GCTCTGATCTCCGGAGAGCTCGACATCCTCAAGGACTGGTGCTACGAGGCC ACCTACAGCCAGCTGGCCCATCCCATCCAGCAGGCCaaggccctggggctgcagttCCACTCCAGGATCCTGGACATCGACAACATCGAC ctggccATGGGGAAGATGATGGAGCAGGGCCCGGTGCTGATCATCACCTTCCAGGCCCAGGTGGTGATGGTGATCAAGAACCACCAAGGGGAGGTGGTGGAAGGGGACCCG GACAAGGTGCTGCGGATGCTCTACGTGTGGGCGCTGTGCCGGGACCAGGACGAGCTGAACCCCTACGTGGCCTGGAGGCTGCTGGACATTTCCTCCTCCAGCACGGAGCAggtgctctga